The Jiangella sp. DSM 45060 genome contains the following window.
CGACCACCAGCCAGCCGTCGAAGTCGCTCTCGAACACCGCATCCATGAAGCCGTCGAGGTCGAGGTCGCCGGCGCCCAGCTCGACGAACGCGCGCCGCTCCCAGACGTCGCGCATGCCGCCCTTCTCACGCAGCACCTGGTCGAGCACGGCGGTGCGGGCGTCCTTGAGGTGCAGGTGGTTGATCCGCGAGCCCCAGCGCCGCCAGCCCTCGACCGGGTCGCCGCCGCCGATGAGCAGGTGGCCGCTGTCGAAGGTCAGGCCGACGTCGGTGCGGGCCAGGAACTCGTCGATCTCGGCGGGCGTTTCGACATACGTGCAGGCGTGGTGGTGGAACGTGGGCTCCAGGCCGGCGGCGCGCACCCGCGCGGCGGCGGTCTCGACGTTGCGCGCCAGCCGTCCCCAGCCGGCGTCGTCGAGCGCCAGGCCGGGCGCGGCGCCGCCCGGGTTGGCGCGGCGCAGGTCGCTGCCCATGTCGGCCAGCGTCGGCAACGGCGTGCGGGCCGGGTCCAGCTCGGCCGCCGCCACGAAGATCTCCAGCGCGTCGTCGAGGCCGGGCAGCGCCGCCCGGAACGCGTCGTCGTCGGTGAACGGCAGGTCGACCCACCCGCCCACCAGCACCAGCTCGTACTCGCGCAGCCGGCGGCGCAGCTCCTCGCCGCGGCCGAGCCAGCCGACCGGGCCGAGGTCGACGCCGTCGTATCCCAGGTCGCGCAGCGGGCGGAGAATCTCCTCCGGGTCCGGCAGCGGCTGGTCCGCCGTCAGCTCGAAGACGCCGAAGCTCACCGGTGCCCCGGCAATGCCCTTCATCGCCACCATTCCCCAATCATCGGCGCTGACTTTGTCCTGACAACAGTACGTACAGTCAGCCTGCCATGTCCGACGGGGTCCGCGATACGGTCGCCGCGGGCAACGCGCTCTGCCCTGCGTCGCGTCTTTATCATGAGATTTCTCTCCTGCCCAGGGGGTGCCGGAATCTTTGTGGGGTCTCGTGCGTTGTGAACGTATGTTCGTTGATCGTGCGGGTACGGTCCGGACGCCGACTCGACACCGAGGGGGATCCATGGCAGCTGCACCGAAGGCCACCAGCGCGACGCCGCGGCGCCGCCAGGCGCGCTCCGAGGGCGAGCCCGACCTCGTCGGCCGCTACCTCGCGCAACTGGGCTCGACGCCGCTGCTCACGGCGGCCGAAGAAGTCGACCTGGCCAAGCGCATCGAGACCGGTGTGTACGCCGAGCAGTTGCTGGCCGGTGCCGTGCCCTCCAAGCGCAAGCTGACCCCGTCCTACAAGACCCAGCTCGACGTCCTGGTCCGCGACGGCGAGGCCGCCCGCGACCACATGATCCGCGCCAACCTGCGGCTGGTCGTGTCGGTCGCGCGGAAGCTGTCCGGGCGCGGGCTGCCCTTCCTCGACGTCATCCAGGAGGGCAACCTCGGCCTCATCCGCGCGGTCGAGAAGTTCGACTACGCCAAGGGCTTCAAGTTCTCCACCTACGCCACGTGGTGGATCCGCCAGGCCATCCAGCGCGGGCTGGCCGAGCAGACCCGCACCGTGCGGCTGCCGGTGCACGTGTCCGAGACGGTGGCCAAGCTGCACCGCATCGACCGCGACCTCCAGCGGCTGCTCGGCCGCGACCCCACGGTCGACGAGGTCGCCGAAGAGGCCGGCCTGCCAGTCGAGAAGGTCGTCGAGCTGCGCCGTGTCTCCCGCGACCCCCTCAGCCTCGACACCCCCATCGGCGACGACGGCGAGTCCAGCATCGGCGAGCTGATCGAGGACGACGACGCCGTCCAGGCCTCCGACCTCGTCGAACGCCGGGCGCTGAGCGAGCAGCTACGCAGCGTCCTCGACTCCCTGCCCACGCGTGAGGCGAAGATCATCGGCATGCGCTACGGCCTGGTCGACGGCCACGAGCACACCCTGCAGGACGTCGCCGACGAGGTCGGTGTGTCCCGCGAGCGAGTGCGCCAGCTCGAGAAGCACGCGCTCATGCTGCTGCGCGACCCCCGGCGCAACGAGTCGCTGATGGCCTGGGCCAGCTAGGGCCTGTTGAGCACGCCCCGGGCACCCGGGTGCCCGGGGCGTCGGCATGCCGGCGTCGCGGCGCCGGGCACCGAGCCGCGCGCTCGATGACGCCCACGACATCATCCCTGTGCGGGGTTCGACGCGCCTTTGCAATGAGCACCGATACGCATCGATGCGTATCGGTGCTCATTGCAAAGGCCCCCGGACGGTACGACCCAGCGATGCCTTCACTCGGGCGGCGTGAGCAGCCCGTCCACGTCGAGCACCTCGCCGGTGGCGATGGAGCGCCAGATCGCCTCGCCGGTCGCCACCGCGCGGGCGCCGTCGGCGGAGTCGGCGAGCAGCCCGAGGTCCAGCGACTCGCGGCCCGGCCCGACGAACAGGTCGTGCCGCAGCAGCGGGTCGGCGCCCTCGTGGCCGCCGGCGACCGTCGCGACCTCGATGGTGCGCGCCTCGCCGAACAGCGGCCGGTACGTGATGTCGTCCGAGCCGGGCAGCGCCCCGCCACCCGGCAGCCGACTGTGCAGCGTCTCGATCTGGCCGTGGGTGCCGTTGATGGTGACCCGGTAGCCCTCCCACGGCGACGAGAAGTCGATCGTGTACGAGAGCGCGATGCCGCCGCGGTACGCGACCAGCGCGCTGTAGGTGTCCTCGACGTCGATCTCGTCGTCGTAAAGGTACATGTCCTGGCCCGCCGGGTACTGGTGGCCGTAGGACAGCCCGAACAGGCCGACGCGATCGGCGGCGGCGCCGTCGGGGAAGGTGTTGCTGCCCAGCTGGGCCTGGTAGTACGGGTCGTTGTCGCGCAGCGCGGCGCCGGTGAGCGGCGCGCCGTTCTCGTCGCGCGGGCGGTGCGGGCTGTCCGGTCCGTAGTAGTGCCGGCCGCCGATCGCGAACACCCGCTCCGGCACGTCGTCGAGCCACCACGACACGAGGTCCAGGTGATGCGTGCTCTTGTGCACCGACAGGCCGCCGGACAGCTCGCGGCGCCGGTTCCAGCGCAGGAAGAAGCTGGCGCCGTGCCGGATGTCGACGTGGTAGTCGAGGCTGACGTGCGTCGGCCGGCCGATGGCGCCGTCGAGGATGAGCCGCTTGATGGTGCGGTGGCGCAGCGTGTATCGCAGGTTGTGGGTGACGCGCACCGTCGCCTTCGACGCCTGCTCCGCGGCCAGCACGGCGGCGGCGTCGGCGGCGGTCGTGACCATCGGCTTCTCGACGATGACGTCGACGTCGCGGCGCAGCGCGGCCAGCACGTAGGCGGCATGCGTGTGGTCCGGCGACGCCACCACGACGACGTCCGGCCGCACCTCGTCGACCATGCGGTCGAAGTCGTCCGGCGAGTACCACGCCAGCGGCGCGTGCCCCGGCGGCAGCAGCGACTCGTTGAACGCCGTCACCCGCGCCTCGTCCGGGTCCACCACCGCGACGACGTCGGCGTGCTCGGAGTAGTCCTCGGCGTTCTCGCCGTAGCCGAGCGCGGTGTCCGCGCCGCCCAGCGAGCCGAGGATGGGCCGCACGAAGCTCGCGACCCCGCGGTTGGACAGTCCGGCGATGGCGTAGCGGGTCATGGCCAGAACCCTTGCAAGGTTCGACTGCAAGTGTCAAGGCAATCTTGCAGTATGGGAAGCAAACGGGCAGTTCACAGCGAGACAACCGATTGCGATAGTGTGCTGCGGTGACTTCCACGCGGCTCGGCTTCGCACCCAACCTGGACGGCTACGTGGACGCCGCCCTCGACCTCCAGCGCCACGTCGAGGGGCGTACCCGGCGGCGGCTGGCGGAGTGGGAGGAGCGGGCCGCGCGGATCGCGTCGGCGGCGTCGGGCGCGCGGGCCGCGTCGGAGGCGGACGTGCGGCGCGAGGGCGAGCGGGTGCGGGCGGCGGTGCTGCGCGGCCTCGGCGGTCTGCCGCCGTCGGACGGGACGGCGCCGCCGGTGCGCTGGTGCGGCATGGTGTCCGGCCTGCCGGACGACGCGGGGTACGGCATCGAGCGGCTGATCATCGAGACCGCACCCGGCGTGCACGCCACGGCCAACCTCTACCGACCCACCGGCGACCGACCCGCTGGCGACCAGACGGCCGACCTCGGCCGATCCGCCGGCGACGCGACGTTGTCGGTGCCCGCCCGTAGGGTGGGGGCCCTCCCGGCCGGGCGGGGTGACACTCCTGCCGTCGTGTTCGTGTGCGGGCATGCCGACGAGGCGAAGGCGTATCCGCAGTACCAGGCGGTGTGCGCGCGGCTGGCCCGGGCCGGTCTGGTTGTGCTGGCGCTGGACCCGTTCGGCCAGGGCGAGCGGCTCGGTTACCTCGACGACACCGGGCGCCCGCTGGTCAACCCCGGCACCGCCGAGCACACGTACGCCGGCCTGCAGTCGTGGTGGCTGGGGCAGTCCCCGCGCGCTGGTTCGTGCACGAGGTGCGCCGGGCGATCGATCTGCTCGAGACGCTGCCGGGGGTCGACGGAAGCAGGATCGGCCTGACCGGCAACAGCGGCGGCGGCTGGCTCACGACGCTGGCGACGGCGGTCGAGCCGAGGATCGCCGCGGCCGCGCCGGCCACGTTCGTCACGTCGCGGGGCCGGTACCTCGACGGCGGGCAGCACCAGGACGCGGAGCAGGTCCTGCTCGGCGGCACCGAGCACGGCGTCGACCACGCCGACCTGCTGGCCGCCGCCGCGCCGCGGCCCGTGACGGTGCTGGCGGCGGAGTACGACTTCTTCCCGATCGAGGGCACCAGGGAGACCGTCCGGCGCGCCCAGACGACCTACGCGGCGCTCGGCGCACCCGACGCGCTCACGCTGGTCACGGCCGCGACGACGCATCAGTACGCGCCGGAGCTGGCCGCCGCGGCCACCCGGTTCTTCTGCACGGCGTTCGGTCTGCCGGCGCCGGACGACGAGACGGAGCCCGGCACGCTTCGCCTGGAGGCGCTGGCCTGCGGCGACACCGGCGAGGCGGCGGTCCTGCACGACCTCACCGCGGCCGGCTACCGGGAACCCCGCGAACCGGCCGACCCCACCGACTGGCTGCGCGACCGGATCACCGCCGGCCGCGACGTGCCGGACGAGCCCGGCGTGCGGTGGCTGCCCGGCCCGGCCGGCAGCCGGCACGGCTTCTGGCGCACCGAGACCGGCCTCTGGAACGCCGGCGTCCTGCTCGCCGACGAGACCGACGCCCGCCCGGGGCTGCGCCTCGTCCTGCTGCACGACGGCACCGCCGAGGCGACCACCGACCACCCGGTGCTGACCAGAGCCGCCCGCGACGACCGCGTCGGCGGGCCGCTGCTGGTCCTCGACGTCCGCGGGGTGGGCGCGCTCGCGCCGCGCGACCGGTCCGGACGGTCCCCGCTGAGCCACGACTCCACGATGTACAAGCTGCTCGCCGACCTGCTCTGGCTGGACGACAGCCTGGCCGCGGCCCGCGCGTTCGACGTTACCCGCGCCATCGACGTCATGCTGGCCGGGCACCCGGACCGGCCGGTGCACATCCACGCGGCCGGGCTCGGCGCCCACCATGCGATGCTGGCCGCGGCCGTCGACCCCCGCATCGTCGACGTGACGGTGTCCGACCCGGTGGTCGACCTCGACCGGATCATGACCACGCGGCTGCACGACGACGGACGGGGAGCGTGGCACGGCGTGCTGCCCGGCCTGGCCGTGCACGCGCCGGGACGACGGCTGCACGACCTGCTCGGCACCCGGCTCAAGGAGGTTCCATGACGCTCGACGCCCGCACCGCCCTCACCGGCCCGACGCCGGTCGACTGGCTGTTCACCGGCGACAGCATCGTCGCCGCGGCGAAGTGGACCGGCGTGCACCGCGGCTACGCCGACCTGTTCGCCGAGCGGGTCCGCTACTGGCTCGGCCGCCGCGACGACACCGTCCTGAACACGGCGGTCAGCGGCTGGCGGGTGCCGAGGCTGCGCGACGCGCTGGAGACGTCGGTGCTGCGGCACGCGCCGCACGTGGCGATCATCGGGCTGGGCAGCAACGACGCCAACGACGGGCCGGACGGGCGGGCGGCCTTCGTCCGCGAGTACACCGACGTCGTGCGGCGCATCCAGGCGACCGGCACCGACGTCGTGCTGCAGACGCCGCCGACGGTGGCGCCGACGCAGGCGCAGGCCCCGCACCTCGACTCCTACGCCGACGCCGTCCGCGAGGTGGCCGCCGACACAGGCGGCCACCTCGTCGACCACCACAAGACCTGGACGGCGGACGGCGACGAGGCGCTCGCGCTGCTGGTCGACGGGCTGCACCCGGGCCCCGAGGGGCACCAGAAGCTGGCCCGCGACCTCCTCACCGCCCTCGGCGACACCCACCCCACCTGGACCTGACGCGCCGCAAGCCGGGCAGCCCAGCCAGGTCGGCGGGCGGGGAACGCCGTCAGGGGTAGGCTGCGGGCGTCCGAGCGAGGCACGAGCGAGGCGGGCGGAGACGGCGTTCCCCGCCCGCCGACCGGACCGGCCCAGCGGATCAGGCCGCGGAGTCCTCCGGCTCGTACGCGACCCGCGAACGGGTGCCGCGCTCGCGCGGATCCGCCACCGGCACCGCCGACAGCAGCGCCCGCGTGTAGCCGTGCCGCGGCTCGGCGAACACCTGCTCGGCAGGTCCTTGCTCGACCATGACGCCGAAGTACATCACCGCGACCTGGTCGCAGATCCGCTCCACCACGGACAGGTCGTGCGAGATGAACAGGTAGGTGAGGCCGAGGTCGCCCTGCAGCTCGGCGAGCAGCTCGAGGATCTGCGTGCGCACCGACACGTCCAGCGCCGACACCGCCTCGTCGGCGACGACCAGCCGCGGCTCGGTGATCAGCGCGCGGGCGATGCCGATGCGCTGCCGCTCGCCGCCGGAGAACGCGTGCGGGTAGCGGCCGGCCATCGAGCGCTTCAGCCCGACCCGTTCGAGCATGTCCTCGACCCTGCCGTCCAGCTCCGATCCGGACGCCAGCCCGGCGACGCGCAGGGGCTCGCCGATGACCTGGCGGACGGTCATGCGCGGGTTGAGCGAGCCGTAGGGGTCCTGGAAGACCATCCGGATCTGCCGGCGGAACGGCAGCAGCTCCTTCTCGCTGAGCCGGGCGAGGTCGGTGACGCCGCCGTCGGCGCCGGCGTACAGCAGCTTGCCCGCGGTCGGTCGGTAGGCGCGCAGCACGCACCGGCCCAGCGTCGTCTTGCCGCAGCCGGACTCGCCGACCAGCCCGACGGTGCTGCCCTCGGGGATGTCCAGCGTCACCTTGTCGACGGCGTTGACCCGCTCGGTGCGGCGGCGGCCGAACATGGTGCCGGCCGCGGCCTCGAACGTCATCTCCAGGTCCTCGATCCGCAGCAGCGGCCGCGGCGACGCCTCCGCGGCCGGCTCCGGCTCCGGTGAGGGCGCCGCGACGGCGCCGCGCTGCGGCAGTGCGGCCAGCAGCTCCTGCGTGTACTCGTGCCGCGGGTGGTGGAAGATCTGGTCGACCGGGCCGTGCTCGACCACCTTGCCGTGTCGCATGACGACCACGTCGTCGGCGATCTCGGCGACCACGCCGAGGTCGTGGGTGATGAACATCAGCGTCATCCCCAGCGACTGCTTCAGCTCGGCCAGCAGGTCCAGGATCTGCGCCTGGGTGGTGACGTCGAGCGCGGTGGTCGGCTCGTCGGCGATCAGCAGCGACGGGCGGC
Protein-coding sequences here:
- a CDS encoding sugar phosphate isomerase/epimerase — its product is MVAMKGIAGAPVSFGVFELTADQPLPDPEEILRPLRDLGYDGVDLGPVGWLGRGEELRRRLREYELVLVGGWVDLPFTDDDAFRAALPGLDDALEIFVAAAELDPARTPLPTLADMGSDLRRANPGGAAPGLALDDAGWGRLARNVETAAARVRAAGLEPTFHHHACTYVETPAEIDEFLARTDVGLTFDSGHLLIGGGDPVEGWRRWGSRINHLHLKDARTAVLDQVLREKGGMRDVWERRAFVELGAGDLDLDGFMDAVFESDFDGWLVVEQDVVPSPSDPPERVIDDQRANREALRRWLP
- a CDS encoding sigma-70 family RNA polymerase sigma factor, with the protein product MAAAPKATSATPRRRQARSEGEPDLVGRYLAQLGSTPLLTAAEEVDLAKRIETGVYAEQLLAGAVPSKRKLTPSYKTQLDVLVRDGEAARDHMIRANLRLVVSVARKLSGRGLPFLDVIQEGNLGLIRAVEKFDYAKGFKFSTYATWWIRQAIQRGLAEQTRTVRLPVHVSETVAKLHRIDRDLQRLLGRDPTVDEVAEEAGLPVEKVVELRRVSRDPLSLDTPIGDDGESSIGELIEDDDAVQASDLVERRALSEQLRSVLDSLPTREAKIIGMRYGLVDGHEHTLQDVADEVGVSRERVRQLEKHALMLLRDPRRNESLMAWAS
- a CDS encoding Gfo/Idh/MocA family protein, producing MTRYAIAGLSNRGVASFVRPILGSLGGADTALGYGENAEDYSEHADVVAVVDPDEARVTAFNESLLPPGHAPLAWYSPDDFDRMVDEVRPDVVVVASPDHTHAAYVLAALRRDVDVIVEKPMVTTAADAAAVLAAEQASKATVRVTHNLRYTLRHRTIKRLILDGAIGRPTHVSLDYHVDIRHGASFFLRWNRRRELSGGLSVHKSTHHLDLVSWWLDDVPERVFAIGGRHYYGPDSPHRPRDENGAPLTGAALRDNDPYYQAQLGSNTFPDGAAADRVGLFGLSYGHQYPAGQDMYLYDDEIDVEDTYSALVAYRGGIALSYTIDFSSPWEGYRVTINGTHGQIETLHSRLPGGGALPGSDDITYRPLFGEARTIEVATVAGGHEGADPLLRHDLFVGPGRESLDLGLLADSADGARAVATGEAIWRSIATGEVLDVDGLLTPPE
- a CDS encoding acetylxylan esterase, with translation MVAGAVPARWFVHEVRRAIDLLETLPGVDGSRIGLTGNSGGGWLTTLATAVEPRIAAAAPATFVTSRGRYLDGGQHQDAEQVLLGGTEHGVDHADLLAAAAPRPVTVLAAEYDFFPIEGTRETVRRAQTTYAALGAPDALTLVTAATTHQYAPELAAAATRFFCTAFGLPAPDDETEPGTLRLEALACGDTGEAAVLHDLTAAGYREPREPADPTDWLRDRITAGRDVPDEPGVRWLPGPAGSRHGFWRTETGLWNAGVLLADETDARPGLRLVLLHDGTAEATTDHPVLTRAARDDRVGGPLLVLDVRGVGALAPRDRSGRSPLSHDSTMYKLLADLLWLDDSLAAARAFDVTRAIDVMLAGHPDRPVHIHAAGLGAHHAMLAAAVDPRIVDVTVSDPVVDLDRIMTTRLHDDGRGAWHGVLPGLAVHAPGRRLHDLLGTRLKEVP
- a CDS encoding SGNH/GDSL hydrolase family protein; this encodes MTLDARTALTGPTPVDWLFTGDSIVAAAKWTGVHRGYADLFAERVRYWLGRRDDTVLNTAVSGWRVPRLRDALETSVLRHAPHVAIIGLGSNDANDGPDGRAAFVREYTDVVRRIQATGTDVVLQTPPTVAPTQAQAPHLDSYADAVREVAADTGGHLVDHHKTWTADGDEALALLVDGLHPGPEGHQKLARDLLTALGDTHPTWT
- a CDS encoding ABC transporter ATP-binding protein codes for the protein MDPDAILELRNLCTTFHTDEGAVHAVDDVSLRIRRGSTTCIVGESGSGKSATARSIIQVVDHPGRVDSGQVLYRPTPDGAVVDLAALDATGPGIRSIRGRDIGLVFQEPMSSLSPVHTIGDQIGELLELHERLSPAAARERVIDDLRRVGIPRPEERFGAYTFQLSGGMRQRAMIAMALVCRPSLLIADEPTTALDVTTQAQILDLLAELKQSLGMTLMFITHDLGVVAEIADDVVVMRHGKVVEHGPVDQIFHHPRHEYTQELLAALPQRGAVAAPSPEPEPAAEASPRPLLRIEDLEMTFEAAAGTMFGRRRTERVNAVDKVTLDIPEGSTVGLVGESGCGKTTLGRCVLRAYRPTAGKLLYAGADGGVTDLARLSEKELLPFRRQIRMVFQDPYGSLNPRMTVRQVIGEPLRVAGLASGSELDGRVEDMLERVGLKRSMAGRYPHAFSGGERQRIGIARALITEPRLVVADEAVSALDVSVRTQILELLAELQGDLGLTYLFISHDLSVVERICDQVAVMYFGVMVEQGPAEQVFAEPRHGYTRALLSAVPVADPRERGTRSRVAYEPEDSAA